A stretch of Gemmatimonadota bacterium DNA encodes these proteins:
- a CDS encoding peptide ABC transporter substrate-binding protein, with product MREAGPNATLPLAPPMRRPLACLALVVAIACTGDSASSGLGGTVIIGTPVDADALLMPLVNGQQGRVVAELLFDRLAEMGPSLSTVGDLGFTPQLAQRWSWSADSLTITFALHPDARWHDGTPVRAVDVVTGFAVIRDSANASPLIAATSAISEVTAIDSLHVAFRFDARAPEQFLAATLVMPLPAHLVGPIASGALRTSEAARAPVGSGRFKLVRWEPGARIELAAVDGHYRGRPQLDRVLFSVSPDPAAAMARLKAGEIDVWDPLPPGEVAGLMAVPALRVIQSPGFDYGFLAFNARVAGDAERPHPLFADRALRRALTLAVDRGEVVRAVFDSLARPALGPFVRAQATADTTVTPLPFDRTAAEALLDSLGWTERGADGVRRREGRALAFTVIVPSTSRVRERMAVLIQEQLRSIGVAMTIDAMDFPRFVAAQTGGDFDAIMGGLRTSPSPNGVRGSWASAAVPGGGGGNAWHYESAAFDSAVVAGLGAMDLATSRQHLRAAYQTIIDDAPALWLFESRNATAVHARLVLPAWRPDAWWLTLGDWSVDPAQRLPRDAAPAAP from the coding sequence ATGCGCGAGGCCGGTCCGAACGCCACGCTCCCGCTCGCCCCTCCCATGCGCCGTCCCCTCGCGTGCCTCGCCCTCGTCGTCGCCATCGCCTGCACCGGCGACTCCGCCTCATCGGGCCTAGGCGGCACGGTCATCATCGGCACCCCGGTGGACGCCGATGCCCTGCTCATGCCGCTCGTGAACGGCCAGCAGGGACGGGTCGTCGCCGAGCTCCTGTTCGATCGGCTCGCCGAGATGGGACCGTCGTTGAGCACCGTCGGCGACCTGGGCTTCACGCCGCAGCTCGCGCAACGCTGGAGCTGGAGCGCCGATTCGCTCACCATCACGTTCGCGCTGCACCCCGATGCACGCTGGCATGACGGCACGCCGGTGCGCGCGGTCGACGTGGTCACCGGCTTCGCGGTCATCCGCGACTCGGCCAACGCTTCCCCGCTGATCGCCGCGACGTCGGCCATCAGCGAGGTGACCGCGATCGACTCGCTGCACGTCGCGTTCCGCTTCGACGCCCGCGCGCCCGAGCAGTTCCTCGCCGCGACGCTCGTCATGCCGCTGCCGGCGCACCTCGTCGGCCCCATCGCGAGTGGCGCGTTGCGCACGAGCGAGGCCGCGCGCGCGCCAGTGGGCAGCGGCCGCTTCAAGCTGGTGCGGTGGGAGCCGGGTGCTCGCATCGAACTCGCCGCGGTCGATGGGCACTATCGCGGCCGCCCCCAGCTCGACCGCGTGCTCTTCAGCGTCTCCCCCGATCCGGCCGCCGCGATGGCGCGCCTCAAGGCGGGCGAGATCGACGTCTGGGATCCGCTCCCGCCCGGCGAGGTCGCCGGCCTCATGGCCGTGCCCGCGCTGCGCGTGATCCAGTCGCCGGGATTCGACTACGGATTCCTCGCGTTCAATGCGCGGGTCGCGGGGGATGCGGAGCGTCCGCATCCGCTCTTCGCCGACCGCGCCCTGCGGCGCGCACTCACGCTCGCCGTCGATCGCGGTGAGGTCGTGCGCGCGGTCTTCGATTCGCTCGCGCGGCCCGCGCTGGGACCGTTCGTGCGCGCACAGGCCACGGCCGACACGACCGTGACGCCGCTGCCCTTCGACCGGACCGCGGCCGAAGCGCTGCTCGACTCGTTGGGCTGGACCGAGCGCGGCGCCGACGGCGTGCGGCGCCGCGAGGGACGCGCGCTCGCGTTCACCGTGATCGTGCCCTCGACGAGCCGCGTGCGGGAGCGCATGGCGGTGCTCATCCAGGAACAGCTGCGCAGCATCGGCGTCGCGATGACCATCGACGCGATGGACTTCCCCCGCTTCGTCGCCGCGCAGACCGGCGGCGACTTCGACGCGATCATGGGCGGACTTCGGACCTCGCCGAGCCCCAACGGCGTGCGCGGCTCTTGGGCGAGTGCCGCCGTGCCCGGGGGCGGGGGGGGCAACGCCTGGCACTACGAGAGCGCCGCGTTCGATTCCGCCGTCGTCGCGGGGCTCGGCGCGATGGACCTCGCCACGTCGCGCCAGCACCTGCGTGCCGCCTACCAGACCATCATCGACGACGCCCCCGCGCTCTGGCTCTTCGAGAGCCGCAACGCGACAGCTGTCCACGCGCGGCTGGTCCTCCCCGCTTGGCGACCCGACGCGTGGTGGCTCACGCTCGGCGACTGGTCGGTCGACCCGGCCCAGCGACTCCCGCGCGACGCGGCCCCCGCCGCGCCCTGA
- a CDS encoding ABC transporter permease — protein MRRVLLSRLGQGATVVALVVAICFALIRLAPGDPFAVSLDQETVTPEVRDRMRALYGFDAPIPVQFVRYVGAVARGEFGWSFSRSAPVSRVLGDALPPTLLLMGTALLLGGLAGVALGAWQGWRGDTARTRLATAASLLVLSTPEFVLALLLVMGPALTLGLFPIGGMRDDFAPTGIAGLFDLLHHLALPALTLALIVAAVVARHQRRAMLGVMRADFVRAARAKGVPERRVLMRHALRNALVPVLTLGGLLFPALVSGAVLVERVFARPGMGRVMVDAVLRRDYPLVGGAVLISSLFVVLGTVLADLAVAWADPRQRRA, from the coding sequence GTGCGGCGCGTCCTCCTCTCCCGCCTCGGTCAGGGCGCGACCGTCGTCGCGCTGGTCGTCGCGATCTGCTTCGCGCTCATCCGGCTCGCGCCGGGCGATCCGTTCGCCGTGTCTCTCGATCAGGAGACGGTCACCCCCGAGGTGCGCGACCGGATGCGCGCGCTCTACGGGTTCGACGCGCCGATCCCCGTGCAGTTCGTGCGCTACGTGGGCGCCGTGGCGCGCGGCGAGTTCGGCTGGTCGTTCTCGCGCAGCGCCCCGGTCTCACGCGTGCTCGGCGATGCGCTCCCGCCGACGCTCCTGCTCATGGGGACCGCCCTCCTCCTCGGGGGCCTCGCCGGCGTGGCGCTCGGTGCCTGGCAAGGGTGGCGCGGCGACACCGCGCGCACGCGGCTCGCCACCGCGGCCTCGCTCCTCGTGCTGAGCACGCCCGAGTTCGTGCTCGCGCTGCTCCTCGTGATGGGCCCAGCCCTCACCCTCGGGCTCTTCCCCATCGGCGGCATGCGCGACGACTTCGCGCCCACCGGGATCGCCGGCCTGTTCGACCTCCTCCATCACCTTGCCCTGCCCGCCCTCACGCTCGCGCTCATCGTGGCAGCGGTCGTCGCGCGGCACCAGCGGCGCGCGATGCTCGGCGTGATGCGCGCCGATTTCGTACGAGCGGCCCGCGCGAAGGGCGTTCCGGAACGACGGGTGCTGATGCGCCACGCGTTGCGGAACGCGCTCGTGCCGGTGCTCACGCTCGGCGGCCTCCTCTTCCCCGCGCTGGTGAGCGGCGCGGTGCTCGTCGAACGCGTCTTCGCCCGGCCCGGCATGGGGCGCGTGATGGTGGACGCGGTGCTCCGGCGCGATTACCCGCTAGTGGGCGGTGCGGTGCTCATCAGCAGTCTCTTCGTCGTCCTCGGCACCGTCCTCGCGGACCTCGCCGTCGCGTGGGCCGATCCCCGGCAGCGCCGCGCATGA
- a CDS encoding ABC transporter permease codes for MSGDRPSPVDLRVPLAALGALALLALVGPWLAPYDPLATPDPLALASLPPSWAHPFGTDPSSRDVLSRMLVGARLSLGIAALAVVVSVVIGSAVGATAALGGRWIDASLMRATDAMLAVPRLLLLLTAVAAFGRVSPLALALLLGATGWMTTARLVRSETRRLLASEGIRGARALGVPPMRLARVHLMPALLPTIGVAATVALASAVPLEAGLSFLGLGVTAPAPSWGNIILEAEGRVVARWWLVVFPTLAIVTTVLLTNLVAERVGGADATE; via the coding sequence ATGAGCGGCGACCGGCCCTCCCCGGTGGACCTGCGCGTCCCGCTCGCGGCGCTCGGCGCGCTCGCCCTGCTCGCGCTCGTCGGCCCATGGCTCGCCCCGTATGATCCGCTCGCGACACCGGACCCGCTGGCGCTCGCCTCGCTGCCGCCGTCGTGGGCGCACCCGTTCGGCACCGACCCCTCCTCGCGCGATGTGCTCAGCCGCATGCTCGTCGGCGCGCGCCTCTCGCTCGGCATCGCCGCACTCGCAGTCGTCGTCTCGGTGGTGATCGGCAGCGCGGTGGGCGCGACGGCCGCACTCGGCGGACGATGGATCGATGCCTCCCTCATGCGCGCCACGGATGCGATGCTCGCCGTACCGCGCCTGCTCCTCCTCCTCACCGCCGTCGCCGCGTTCGGTCGCGTGTCGCCGCTCGCGCTCGCCCTGCTGCTCGGGGCGACCGGCTGGATGACGACGGCGCGACTCGTCCGCTCCGAGACGCGGCGCCTGCTGGCCAGCGAGGGGATCCGCGGTGCGCGCGCCCTCGGCGTGCCGCCGATGCGCCTCGCCCGCGTGCACCTGATGCCGGCGTTGCTGCCCACGATCGGCGTCGCCGCGACGGTGGCGCTCGCGAGCGCGGTGCCGCTCGAGGCGGGGCTCTCGTTCCTCGGCCTCGGGGTCACGGCGCCGGCGCCGAGCTGGGGGAACATCATCCTCGAGGCCGAGGGGCGCGTGGTCGCGCGCTGGTGGCTCGTGGTCTTCCCCACTCTCGCGATCGTCACGACGGTCCTGCTGACCAACCTCGTCGCCGAGCGCGTCGGCGGCGCGGACGCGACCGAATGA
- a CDS encoding ABC transporter ATP-binding protein, translating into MSDTLLEVRGLGVRVAERRGARGAGHTLLHDVAFDVAAGSSVGVVGASGAGKSTLALALLRLLPAPLRLDDGARIALAGRDLASLDAEALRAVRGRGISLISQEPLAALNPSMPAAAQLAEALEVHGLASIAEAAARAATMLDRVGIGRAAARRFPHELSGGMRQRLMIAMALIVAPQLVVADEPTTALDPVRQREMLDLLDTLRRESGTALLLISHDLDLVGERCARTLVLDAGRVVEDGRTADVLARRRPIARAPLRPREASPTEPLLDVRGLSVTYPARGRGPDALVEVTAVKDISFTLRRGESVGIIGESGCGKTSLAHAILRLGPSRATAMRFDGDDLARLEGEALRRIRKSLQFVPQDAGASLTAHLTCEALVSEGMLVHGLCDATDARRRARDLLAQLDLPDSVASARPGELSSGQRQRVALARALGPEPRLLILDEPVSAVDPLTRERLLERLTDLRAQRGLALLFISHDIPSVARIADRVLVMHDGQVAEEGEASVVLGSPSSAAARRLLAAVPGGWSRAE; encoded by the coding sequence ATGAGCGACACGCTGCTCGAGGTCCGCGGCCTCGGCGTGCGCGTCGCCGAACGTCGCGGCGCGCGTGGCGCCGGTCACACGCTCCTGCATGACGTCGCCTTCGACGTCGCCGCAGGCAGCAGCGTGGGGGTAGTGGGCGCGTCGGGTGCCGGGAAGAGCACGCTCGCGCTCGCGCTGCTGCGGTTGCTGCCCGCCCCGCTGCGCCTGGACGACGGCGCCCGGATCGCGCTCGCCGGACGCGACCTCGCTTCGCTCGACGCCGAGGCGCTGCGCGCGGTCCGGGGCCGCGGGATCTCGCTGATCTCCCAGGAGCCGCTCGCGGCGCTCAACCCGTCGATGCCGGCGGCCGCGCAGCTCGCCGAGGCCCTCGAGGTGCACGGGCTCGCGAGCATCGCGGAGGCCGCGGCGCGCGCGGCGACGATGCTCGATCGCGTGGGGATCGGCCGCGCGGCCGCGCGACGCTTCCCGCACGAGCTCTCCGGCGGGATGCGGCAGCGACTGATGATCGCGATGGCGCTCATCGTCGCGCCGCAGCTCGTCGTCGCCGACGAGCCGACCACCGCACTCGATCCGGTGCGCCAGCGCGAGATGCTCGACCTGCTCGACACGCTGCGCCGCGAGTCCGGGACGGCGCTCCTGCTGATCTCGCACGATCTCGACTTGGTGGGGGAGCGCTGCGCACGGACGCTCGTCCTCGACGCGGGCCGCGTGGTGGAGGACGGCCGCACCGCTGACGTCCTCGCCCGGCGACGGCCGATCGCGCGCGCGCCGCTCCGGCCGCGCGAGGCGTCCCCCACCGAGCCGCTGCTCGACGTCCGCGGCCTTTCCGTGACGTACCCCGCACGCGGCCGCGGCCCCGATGCGCTCGTGGAGGTGACGGCCGTCAAGGACATCTCGTTCACGCTCCGGCGCGGCGAGTCGGTCGGCATCATCGGCGAATCGGGATGCGGCAAGACGTCGCTCGCGCACGCGATCCTGCGCCTCGGGCCCTCGCGCGCGACGGCCATGCGATTCGACGGCGACGATCTCGCGCGCCTCGAGGGCGAGGCGCTGCGTCGAATCCGGAAGTCGCTGCAGTTCGTCCCGCAGGACGCCGGCGCATCGCTCACGGCGCACCTCACCTGCGAAGCGCTGGTGAGCGAGGGGATGCTCGTGCATGGCCTCTGCGATGCGACCGACGCGCGCCGGCGGGCCCGCGATCTCCTGGCGCAGCTCGACCTCCCCGACTCGGTGGCATCGGCCAGGCCCGGGGAGCTCTCGTCCGGCCAGCGACAGCGCGTGGCACTGGCGCGCGCGCTCGGGCCCGAACCGCGGCTGCTCATCCTCGACGAGCCGGTCTCCGCGGTCGACCCGCTCACCCGCGAGCGCTTGCTCGAGCGCCTCACCGACCTCCGCGCCCAGCGCGGCCTCGCACTGCTCTTCATCTCCCACGACATCCCATCGGTCGCCCGCATCGCGGATCGCGTCCTCGTGATGCACGATGGCCAGGTGGCCGAGGAGGGGGAGGCGTCGGTGGTCCTCGGTTCGCCGTCGTCTGCGGCAGCCCGGCGACTGCTCGCGGCGGTTCCCGGCGGGTGGTCGCGGGCCGAGTGA
- a CDS encoding sigma 54-interacting transcriptional regulator codes for MTTSRASAGAADGAGRRTTPATLVVLALSDSFSDVWARLAAEIGMTLERVKAIPEKIDPTRSVVLVAAGGEEAQLARTARDLRAATDAAFAVVAAEAGHRLATSVMRAGADQLFVIPEDLDLLRSWLADATQRIGSREDRLHFTAGEASKYTFDGILGASGTLATALERVAKVIPHSNVTVLVTGETGTGKELIARAIHYNGPRRESPFVDINCAALPEHLLESDLFGHEKGAFTDASAAKPGLFEMAQGGSIFLDEIGHLALPLQGKLLRAIQERSIRRVGGVRSIPIDVRVIAATHVNLEEAIRAGQFREDLYYRLNVMPVSLPALRNRREDIGPLARHFIERFAKEYGLTRPTLSAGAERALRDRAWPGNIRELRNVIERTMLLADKPVLEANDFEFLDLDADGRPTTAGSPVLLADIIRLAVRAALDSCGGNKSEAARRLGISRPRLMRLLDGGDEETGDAGTDGAR; via the coding sequence GTGACGACATCGCGGGCCAGCGCAGGGGCAGCGGACGGAGCGGGGCGGCGGACGACGCCGGCCACGCTCGTCGTCCTCGCGCTCAGCGACTCGTTCAGCGATGTCTGGGCGCGCCTCGCCGCCGAGATCGGGATGACGCTCGAGCGCGTGAAGGCGATCCCCGAGAAGATCGACCCGACGCGCAGCGTCGTCCTGGTCGCCGCGGGTGGCGAGGAAGCGCAATTGGCGCGGACCGCGCGCGACCTCCGCGCCGCGACCGACGCGGCCTTCGCGGTGGTGGCCGCCGAGGCGGGCCATCGTCTCGCGACCTCGGTGATGCGCGCCGGCGCGGACCAGCTCTTCGTCATCCCCGAGGATCTCGACCTCCTGCGGTCCTGGCTCGCCGACGCGACCCAGCGGATCGGGTCGCGCGAGGACCGGTTGCACTTCACGGCGGGCGAGGCCAGCAAGTACACCTTCGACGGCATCCTCGGCGCGAGCGGCACCCTGGCGACGGCGCTCGAACGGGTGGCGAAGGTGATCCCGCACAGCAACGTGACGGTGCTCGTGACCGGCGAGACGGGCACCGGCAAGGAGCTCATCGCGCGCGCGATCCACTACAACGGTCCGCGCCGGGAATCGCCGTTCGTCGACATCAACTGCGCGGCGCTCCCCGAGCACCTCCTCGAGAGCGACCTGTTCGGCCACGAGAAGGGCGCCTTCACCGACGCCTCGGCGGCCAAGCCGGGCCTCTTCGAGATGGCGCAGGGCGGCTCGATCTTCCTCGACGAGATCGGACATCTCGCGCTCCCGCTGCAGGGCAAGCTCCTGCGCGCCATCCAGGAGCGCAGCATCCGCCGCGTCGGCGGCGTCCGCAGCATCCCGATCGACGTGCGGGTGATCGCGGCCACGCATGTGAACCTCGAGGAGGCCATCCGGGCGGGGCAGTTCCGCGAGGACCTGTACTATCGCCTCAACGTCATGCCGGTCTCGCTCCCGGCGCTGCGGAATCGCCGCGAGGACATCGGGCCGCTCGCGCGCCATTTCATCGAGCGCTTCGCGAAGGAGTACGGGCTCACGCGCCCGACGCTCAGCGCGGGGGCCGAGCGCGCCCTGCGCGACCGCGCCTGGCCGGGCAACATCCGCGAGCTGCGCAACGTGATCGAGCGCACGATGCTGCTCGCCGACAAGCCGGTGCTCGAGGCGAACGACTTCGAGTTCCTCGACCTCGATGCCGATGGGCGGCCGACCACCGCCGGATCCCCGGTACTGCTCGCCGACATCATCCGGCTCGCCGTGCGCGCCGCGCTCGACTCGTGCGGCGGCAACAAGAGCGAGGCGGCGCGGCGGCTTGGCATCTCGCGCCCGCGCCTCATGCGTCTGCTCGATGGCGGCGACGAGGAGACCGGTGACGCCGGTACGGACGGGGCCCGATGA
- a CDS encoding tetratricopeptide repeat protein, which produces MNAPTALHELRAQAQQLAAAGAWTDAGELLLAHASRLRTHPETAALLAESLVRTGRAREAKEWLAAVLPAIEASDDRASLRRATVLTGAAHFVLGELDAARRGFNEALDLARADGDDVLVAFAMSNLGAIANIEGDRTGALALYHLAISAHQRLGNTRGLAEAFHNMAITYRDLGKLAEADELEQRSAEFARDAAQPLIASIAGLGRAELALRRGDASFAEAKARRAAREFAAAGDVVREAEASRLAGVACTITGKHRDARDLLDFAVDRTRRLGAALHQAEALRSRAELFAAMGDTPAALADGRAALALFAQLRAHDDGTALVRWMETLPVPPDAH; this is translated from the coding sequence ATGAACGCGCCCACTGCCCTCCATGAACTGCGGGCGCAGGCCCAGCAGCTCGCCGCGGCCGGCGCGTGGACTGACGCGGGCGAGCTGCTCCTCGCGCACGCATCGCGCCTGCGCACCCACCCCGAGACGGCCGCGCTGCTCGCCGAGTCGCTCGTGCGCACCGGTCGCGCGCGCGAGGCGAAGGAGTGGCTCGCCGCGGTCCTCCCCGCCATCGAGGCGAGCGACGACCGCGCGAGCCTCCGCCGCGCCACCGTCCTCACCGGCGCCGCGCACTTCGTGCTCGGCGAGCTCGACGCCGCTCGTCGCGGCTTCAATGAAGCGCTCGACCTCGCTCGCGCGGATGGCGATGACGTCCTCGTCGCCTTTGCGATGAGCAACCTCGGCGCCATCGCCAACATCGAGGGCGACCGCACCGGCGCGCTCGCCCTCTATCATCTCGCCATCTCGGCCCACCAGCGTCTCGGCAACACCCGCGGCCTGGCCGAGGCGTTCCACAACATGGCGATCACGTATCGCGATCTCGGGAAGCTCGCAGAGGCGGACGAGCTCGAGCAGCGCAGCGCCGAGTTCGCCCGCGATGCGGCCCAGCCCCTCATCGCATCGATCGCCGGACTCGGCCGCGCCGAGCTCGCGCTCCGCCGCGGCGATGCCTCCTTCGCCGAGGCGAAGGCACGACGCGCGGCGAGGGAGTTCGCGGCGGCCGGCGACGTCGTGCGCGAGGCCGAGGCGAGCCGCCTCGCGGGCGTCGCGTGCACGATCACGGGCAAGCACCGCGACGCGCGCGACCTGCTCGACTTCGCCGTCGACCGCACGCGGCGGCTCGGGGCCGCCCTGCATCAGGCCGAGGCGCTGCGCTCGCGCGCCGAACTCTTCGCGGCCATGGGGGACACGCCGGCGGCACTCGCCGACGGGCGCGCGGCACTCGCGCTCTTCGCACAGCTGCGCGCCCACGACGACGGCACCGCGCTCGTCCGCTGGATGGAGACGCTGCCGGTCCCGCCGGACGCGCACTGA
- a CDS encoding DNA-3-methyladenine glycosylase 2 family protein — translation MTATLDLRTYRRGLKALALAHARLARILDTHGEPPFWTHPPGFAGLVIGILGQQVSLESANAVFAKLSATLGEVRPDRFLALDDHALRATGFSRQKADYARGVARAIRDGTLDLDALARADDATVRARLVALRGIGPWTADVYLLFALRRADAWPSGDLALIKAVHEVRIARGPIASSRADAIAARWRPWRAVAARLLWHHYLSARGRGDAALA, via the coding sequence GTGACCGCGACGCTCGACCTCCGCACCTACCGTCGCGGACTGAAGGCGCTCGCCCTCGCACATGCGCGCCTCGCGCGGATCCTCGACACGCATGGTGAGCCGCCGTTCTGGACGCACCCGCCGGGGTTCGCCGGCCTCGTCATCGGCATCCTCGGACAGCAGGTCTCCCTCGAGTCGGCGAATGCCGTGTTCGCCAAGCTCTCCGCGACCCTCGGCGAGGTGCGTCCCGACCGGTTCCTCGCGCTCGACGACCACGCGCTGCGCGCGACGGGATTCAGCCGACAGAAGGCGGACTACGCGCGGGGTGTCGCCCGCGCAATCCGGGACGGCACGCTCGACCTCGACGCGCTCGCGCGCGCCGATGACGCGACCGTGCGTGCCCGTCTGGTCGCGTTGCGAGGCATCGGGCCCTGGACGGCCGATGTCTATCTGCTATTCGCGCTCCGCCGCGCCGACGCCTGGCCGTCGGGCGATCTCGCGCTCATCAAGGCGGTGCACGAGGTGCGCATCGCGCGGGGTCCCATCGCCTCCTCGCGCGCCGATGCGATCGCCGCACGCTGGCGACCCTGGCGCGCGGTGGCCGCGCGGCTCCTCTGGCATCACTACCTGAGTGCGCGCGGCCGCGGCGACGCCGCGCTCGCCTAA
- a CDS encoding D-hexose-6-phosphate mutarotase — MDAPFLDLRAADGATARLHLDGAQVTSWIPAGETDDRLFVSARAEYGRGKSVRGGIPICFPQFGPFGALPQHGFARTTRWVVADDAAPAGTARVVLLDADVARDRPAAECAAWPYRFRAELRAQVGGNALEVTLDVTNTGDAPFAFTAALHPYFAVRDAFACEVHGLNGLRYRDALRDGAILDEHGSALAITGPLDRVYYAAPDRLELREPHRTLRLMKRGFPDAVVWNPGAAGTSSRRDFVPGDETHMLCVEAGAIGAPVTLAPGASWSGTQRMEAVATSAR, encoded by the coding sequence ATGGACGCCCCTTTCCTCGATCTCCGCGCGGCCGACGGTGCCACCGCCCGCCTCCACCTCGACGGTGCCCAGGTCACGTCGTGGATCCCTGCCGGTGAGACCGACGACCGGCTCTTCGTGAGCGCGCGGGCCGAGTACGGTCGCGGCAAGTCCGTGCGCGGCGGGATCCCCATCTGCTTCCCGCAGTTCGGGCCCTTCGGGGCGCTGCCGCAGCACGGCTTCGCGCGCACGACGCGCTGGGTGGTCGCCGATGACGCCGCGCCGGCCGGGACGGCACGAGTGGTCCTCCTCGACGCCGACGTCGCGCGCGATCGACCGGCCGCCGAGTGCGCCGCGTGGCCGTATCGATTCCGCGCCGAGCTGCGGGCGCAGGTGGGAGGGAACGCACTCGAGGTCACGCTGGACGTGACGAACACGGGTGACGCGCCGTTCGCGTTCACCGCGGCGCTGCATCCCTACTTCGCCGTGCGCGACGCCTTCGCCTGCGAGGTGCACGGACTGAACGGCCTGCGGTACCGTGACGCGTTGCGCGACGGAGCCATCCTCGACGAGCACGGTTCCGCGCTCGCGATCACCGGTCCGCTCGACCGGGTCTACTACGCCGCGCCGGACCGGCTCGAGCTGCGCGAACCGCATCGCACGCTGCGCCTCATGAAGCGCGGATTCCCCGACGCCGTCGTCTGGAACCCCGGGGCGGCGGGGACGTCGTCGCGCCGCGACTTCGTGCCCGGCGACGAGACCCACATGCTCTGCGTGGAGGCCGGCGCGATCGGCGCGCCGGTGACGCTCGCGCCGGGTGCCAGCTGGAGCGGCACCCAGCGCATGGAAGCGGTCGCTACTTCCGCCCGATGA
- the rnz gene encoding ribonuclease Z, which translates to MSLSLRFLGTSASRPTVERGLSSIAVTREGETFLFDCGEGTQRQMMRWNVGFTLGDIFFTHFHTDHWLGVLGLLKTLALQARTEPLRLWGPKGAIAMMKRAEGLGNEKLTFPLTVAEVEPGVPIRRKDYEIRPFQVEHRNGAAVGYALVEHERRGRFDPDLARELGIPEGPLWGRIHKGEAVTLDDGRVIEPSVLVGPTRPGRTIVITGDTRPCARTIEQAVGADLLVHEATFGDEDAARAAETMHSTAREAATVAKMAGVTRLVLTHFSARYSRDPSDLGREAREAFSGEVLLAKDGMELEVPYRDEVPASVAAAG; encoded by the coding sequence ATGTCGCTCTCGCTGCGCTTCCTGGGCACCTCCGCCTCGCGACCCACCGTGGAGCGGGGGCTCTCGTCCATCGCCGTGACGCGCGAGGGCGAGACGTTCCTGTTCGACTGCGGCGAGGGCACCCAGCGCCAGATGATGCGCTGGAACGTCGGCTTCACCCTCGGTGACATCTTCTTCACGCACTTCCACACCGACCACTGGCTGGGTGTGCTGGGGCTCCTGAAGACGCTCGCCCTGCAGGCGCGCACGGAACCGCTCCGCCTCTGGGGACCGAAGGGCGCGATCGCGATGATGAAGCGCGCCGAGGGCCTCGGGAACGAGAAGCTCACCTTCCCGCTGACCGTCGCCGAGGTCGAGCCCGGCGTGCCGATCCGGCGAAAGGACTACGAGATCCGTCCCTTCCAGGTGGAGCATCGGAACGGGGCCGCGGTGGGCTACGCGCTCGTCGAGCACGAGCGGCGGGGGCGCTTCGATCCCGATCTCGCGCGGGAGCTCGGCATCCCCGAAGGCCCGCTCTGGGGTCGCATCCACAAGGGGGAGGCGGTCACGCTCGACGACGGTCGCGTGATCGAGCCCTCGGTCCTCGTGGGACCGACACGGCCGGGCCGCACGATCGTCATCACCGGCGACACGCGCCCCTGCGCGCGGACGATCGAGCAGGCGGTGGGCGCGGACCTGCTCGTGCACGAGGCGACCTTCGGGGACGAGGACGCCGCGCGCGCGGCGGAGACGATGCACTCGACCGCGCGCGAAGCGGCGACGGTCGCGAAGATGGCCGGGGTCACCCGGCTCGTGCTCACGCACTTCTCGGCGCGCTACTCGCGCGATCCGAGCGACCTCGGGCGCGAGGCGCGCGAGGCCTTCAGCGGCGAGGTGCTGCTCGCCAAGGACGGGATGGAGCTCGAGGTGCCGTACCGGGACGAGGTCCCCGCGAGCGTCGCCGCGGCCGGCTGA
- a CDS encoding DUF2203 domain-containing protein encodes MSATATQLWTPERATRALPLVRRIADDLVRTYAEWRSLMAQFEVANIATDPDRPDSEAVRLQKEVQRAATEIEGFMRELAELGVECKSLETGLFDFPGEHEGRPVYYCWMHGERSVSHWHEIDAGFSGRQPLP; translated from the coding sequence ATGTCCGCCACCGCCACGCAGCTCTGGACCCCCGAGCGCGCGACCCGCGCCCTGCCGCTGGTCCGCCGCATCGCCGACGACCTCGTGCGCACCTACGCCGAGTGGAGGAGTCTCATGGCGCAGTTCGAGGTCGCCAACATCGCCACCGACCCGGACCGTCCCGACAGCGAGGCGGTGCGCCTCCAGAAGGAGGTCCAGCGCGCGGCGACCGAGATCGAGGGGTTCATGCGCGAGCTCGCCGAACTCGGCGTCGAGTGCAAGTCGCTGGAGACCGGACTCTTCGACTTCCCCGGTGAGCACGAGGGACGGCCAGTCTACTACTGCTGGATGCACGGCGAGCGCAGCGTGTCGCACTGGCATGAGATCGACGCGGGCTTCTCCGGTCGTCAGCCGTTGCCCTGA